CAAAGCAATCTCACGGTCCTTGCGCTGGAGCGAAAGGGCTACGCGCTTGGCGACAATGAAACCAACGATCGGGCCGATGAAGAACAGTGCACGCAACCAGTACGTAACGTCATTCAGGGCGACCTGGAAATGCGTAGCGATCAAGTCGGAGCTTGCAGCTGCCCACATGACGCAGTAGAAGATGAATCCTGCAACGCCAATGGCCGTTCGGGTGGGAACGTTACGCGGGCGGTCAAGCACATGGTGTTCGCGGTTGTCGCGGGTTACCCAACGCTCAATCCACGGGTACAAGAACAGCGCGGTGAACACTAGCCCGGCGGGGATCAGTGCTGGGCCCAGCACGTTGAAGGACAGCGTGTTAACACCCCAGGGAAGTGGGATGTGCCATTCCATCGGAATGTTGAAGAGCCACCCTGGCATCAAACGCAAGGCGCCATCGACCCAACCGATGTACCAGTCAGGCTGTGTGCCTGCAGAGACGGGGGAGGGATCGTACGGCCCGTAGTTCCAGATCGGGTTGATCTGGAAGAATCCGGCAACGAAGGCAATGATGCCGAACATGATGAAGAAGAATCCACCAGCCTTGGCAGCGTATACCGGTCCGAGAGGGTAGCCGACGACGTTGCGGTCGTTGCGCCCTGCACCTGGGTACTGCGTGTGCTTGTGGATGACAACCATGAACAGGTGGATGACCAGCATGAGCAGAATCATGGCCGGTACCAGCATGATGTGCATCATGTACAGGCGGCCGATGATCATGGTGCCGGGGAATTCTCCGCCAAACAGGAAGAAGGAAATATACGTACCGACGACTGGTATGGCCTTTACCACGCCATCAATGATGCGCAGGCCGTTTCCGGAGAGCAGATCATCGGGAAGTGAATAGCCGGTGAAGCCAGCAGCCAAGGACAGGATGAGCAGAACGCCACCAACAACCCAGTTCATTTCACGGGGCTTGCGGAATGCGCCGGTGAAGAACACGCGGAGCATGTGCACAGCAACGGCGGCCACGAATAGCAGTGCTGACCAGTGGTGAACCTGTCGCATGAACAAGCCACCGCGGACCTCGAAGGAGATCTGCAGTGATGAGTTGTAAGCAACCGACATCTCCACGCCCTTAAGCGGGACGTAGGGGCCGTTGTAGTGGGTTTCTGCCATGGACGGATCAAAAAAGAACGTCAGGAAGGTACCCGAGAGAAGAAGGATGATGAAGGAGTACATTGCCACTTCACCGAACATGAATGACCAGTGGTCGGGGAAGACCTTCCGGCCGAATTCACGCAGCATTCCCGATCCGCCAACACGCTCATCAACAAAGTTGGTGATGCGCCCAGTGGTGGTGGTGGGTTCGAACGGAGTTTCAGTAACTGCAGACATGTTTAGCCACGCTCCCAGAAGCTCGGTCCAACAGGTTCGTGGAAGTCGCTCTGAGCGACCAGGTAGCCATCAGCATCAACTGTGATGGGAAGCTGCGGCAAAGGCCGGACGGCCGGGCCGAAGATGACCTTGCATTCCTGCGTCAGGTCGAAGGTCGACTGGTGGCAGGGGCACAGGAGGTGGTGCGTCTGCTGCTCGTAGAGAGCAACCGGGCAACCAACGTGGGTGCAGATCTTGGAGTAGGCCACGATGCCGTTGTAGCTCCAGTCCTCGCGACCCTTGGAGGGGTTGAGGTCTTGGGGATCCAAGCGCATCAACAGCACAACAGCCTTGGCTTTTGCATTCAGCTTGCCGTGTTCGAG
The Arthrobacter alpinus genome window above contains:
- a CDS encoding cytochrome b, with amino-acid sequence MSAVTETPFEPTTTTGRITNFVDERVGGSGMLREFGRKVFPDHWSFMFGEVAMYSFIILLLSGTFLTFFFDPSMAETHYNGPYVPLKGVEMSVAYNSSLQISFEVRGGLFMRQVHHWSALLFVAAVAVHMLRVFFTGAFRKPREMNWVVGGVLLILSLAAGFTGYSLPDDLLSGNGLRIIDGVVKAIPVVGTYISFFLFGGEFPGTMIIGRLYMMHIMLVPAMILLMLVIHLFMVVIHKHTQYPGAGRNDRNVVGYPLGPVYAAKAGGFFFIMFGIIAFVAGFFQINPIWNYGPYDPSPVSAGTQPDWYIGWVDGALRLMPGWLFNIPMEWHIPLPWGVNTLSFNVLGPALIPAGLVFTALFLYPWIERWVTRDNREHHVLDRPRNVPTRTAIGVAGFIFYCVMWAAASSDLIATHFQVALNDVTYWLRALFFIGPIVGFIVAKRVALSLQRKDREIALHGRETGRIVRLPHGEFQEIHAQLDDYKRYKLVGYESPVPEEGIPNENGIVTKKENLRSKLSSFFFEDRVAPAAPSELEAGHHHEAVEAGDDDKAITH